In Coriobacteriaceae bacterium, a single window of DNA contains:
- the tpiA gene encoding triose-phosphate isomerase, producing MPNRTLLIAGNWKMNNDVAEAAKLADELAQALPEVPAGVEVLVCPPTIDITTVHDRIQAAPIALGAQNVYWEAKGAFTGESSCDMLKSAGCTYCIIGHSERRDYFHETDEDQNKKAKALVAAGLVPVFCCGESLEVREAGTYVEHVVNQVKAGLEGLEITCPKQVVVAYEPIWAIGTGKTATAEDAQEVCGAIRETLKEMFGEELADGIRVLYGGSAKPGNIAELVAKPDVDGALVGGASLKAADFASMVVKAGE from the coding sequence ATGCCTAATCGCACCCTTCTTATCGCTGGTAACTGGAAGATGAACAACGACGTCGCCGAGGCCGCCAAGCTCGCCGACGAGCTGGCTCAGGCTCTGCCCGAGGTTCCGGCTGGCGTCGAGGTGCTCGTCTGCCCTCCGACCATCGACATCACCACGGTTCATGACCGTATTCAGGCTGCCCCCATCGCCCTCGGTGCACAGAACGTGTACTGGGAGGCCAAGGGTGCCTTCACCGGTGAGTCTTCTTGCGACATGCTCAAGTCCGCTGGCTGCACCTACTGCATCATCGGTCACTCCGAGCGTCGTGATTACTTCCACGAGACCGACGAGGATCAGAACAAGAAGGCCAAGGCCCTCGTTGCCGCCGGTCTTGTTCCTGTCTTCTGCTGCGGCGAGTCCCTTGAGGTCCGCGAGGCCGGCACCTATGTCGAGCACGTCGTGAACCAGGTCAAGGCTGGTCTCGAGGGTCTCGAGATCACTTGCCCCAAGCAGGTCGTCGTCGCCTACGAGCCCATCTGGGCCATCGGCACCGGCAAGACCGCTACCGCCGAGGACGCTCAGGAGGTCTGCGGCGCTATCCGTGAGACCCTCAAGGAGATGTTCGGTGAGGAGCTCGCCGACGGCATCCGCGTTCTCTATGGTGGCTCTGCCAAGCCCGGCAACATCGCCGAGCTCGTCGCCAAGCCCGACGTCGACGGCGCCCTCGTGGGCGGCGCTTCGCTCAAGGCTGCCGACTTCGCCTCTATGGTCGTCAAGGCAGGCGAGTAG